In one Geoglobus acetivorans genomic region, the following are encoded:
- the fbp gene encoding fructose-1,6-bisphosphate aldolase/phosphatase gives MSKTTVSLIKADVGGLPGHVTVADELIEKAQETLSIAKDSGLIIDFRVFRAGDDLELVMTHRKGVDSEEIHKLAWETFEKATAIAKELKLYGAGQDLLSDAFSGNVRGMGPGVAEMEFTERGAEPVIAFMMDKTEPGAFNLPIFRMFADPFNTAGLVIDPNLHNGFVFEIWDIYEHKRVLMSSPEEMYDILALIGAKSRFVIKRVFPKEGGKLPADEPVAVISTEKLYQIAGEYVGKDDPVALVRAQSGLPAVGEVLEPFAFPHLVSGWMRGSHNGPLMPVPFHYSKCTRFDGPPRVIAAGFQLANGKLVGPVDLFDDPAYDYTRQKAVEIAEYMRRHGPFEPHRLPMEDMEYTTLPKVMDRLKDRFESIE, from the coding sequence ATGAGCAAAACTACAGTGAGTCTAATCAAAGCAGATGTCGGTGGACTGCCCGGACATGTTACTGTAGCCGACGAGCTTATCGAAAAAGCCCAGGAAACCCTGTCCATCGCAAAAGATAGCGGGCTGATAATAGACTTCAGGGTCTTCAGAGCGGGAGACGATCTCGAACTTGTGATGACTCACAGAAAGGGCGTGGACAGCGAAGAAATCCACAAGCTCGCCTGGGAGACCTTTGAGAAGGCAACGGCAATAGCAAAGGAGCTCAAGCTCTATGGCGCAGGTCAGGATTTGCTGAGCGACGCTTTTTCAGGCAACGTGAGAGGAATGGGGCCTGGAGTTGCTGAGATGGAGTTCACGGAAAGGGGGGCGGAGCCGGTAATTGCGTTCATGATGGACAAAACCGAGCCCGGAGCATTCAACCTGCCAATCTTCAGGATGTTTGCCGATCCTTTCAACACCGCCGGTCTGGTCATCGATCCAAACCTCCACAATGGCTTTGTTTTCGAAATATGGGACATCTACGAGCACAAGAGGGTTTTGATGAGCTCGCCAGAAGAGATGTACGACATTCTCGCGCTCATAGGAGCAAAATCAAGGTTCGTCATCAAAAGAGTATTTCCAAAGGAAGGTGGAAAACTTCCAGCAGATGAGCCTGTAGCCGTGATAAGCACGGAGAAGCTGTACCAGATTGCCGGAGAGTACGTGGGCAAGGATGACCCCGTTGCACTTGTCAGAGCTCAAAGTGGATTGCCTGCAGTAGGAGAAGTGCTGGAGCCATTTGCCTTCCCGCACCTGGTCAGCGGGTGGATGCGCGGCTCCCACAACGGCCCGTTAATGCCGGTGCCGTTCCACTACTCCAAGTGCACCAGGTTTGACGGTCCTCCGAGGGTCATAGCCGCAGGCTTCCAGCTCGCCAACGGGAAGCTTGTAGGTCCTGTAGACCTGTTCGACGACCCGGCTTACGACTACACCAGACAGAAGGCCGTTGAGATAGCAGAGTACATGAGGAGGCACGGCCCGTTCGAGCCACACAGACTGCCTATGGAAGACATGGAGTACACCACTCTGCCGAAGGTTATGGACAGGCTGAAGGATAGATTTGAAAGCATAGAATAG